GACTTTCTTGAACATGTTCTTATAGGACAGTCTAAAGATAGAAATTTGATAAGTGATAATTAAACTGAGTTGCTTCTCTTAGGACATAAGATTTTtatctctttcttttgttttttcacaTGTGTCAAATGTGTCTAATGTAGTGCATGTATCTGTTTGTTTCTGTTGTGTTGTAGATGGATGACTCTCCTTCTCACCGTTGCAGTAAACTGGAAGATTTGTTTAAGAGTTCTAAAACCACTTTTCTTAAACCATAACAACAgatgcatattttttttttgctgttacTTTATAAAAGATCCACTTGAATTGTTGAATCAGGCTCCTTCATTCCACCGCCTTGTATTGTAGGTCGTTGTAGTTTGTTGGTATCCGAATCTATTTATCATTGATGAATAATTAATAGCTTCAATCGTAATAATTTATTTCCCAACAATTCTTATAAACATCTTGCTAATTATTTCTTGAAAGCTCATAATGTTTTACGGGATGCGTTAATTTACTGTTTAGGCAAATCTTGTGATTCTTTAAAACCGAATAGAGAGATAAGGTTTATAAAGTCGAATAAAACAAACAGTGTCAGTCTCAGTCATATTAACTAAACATTGCCGACCATTATGAGCCGGAAGTTGCAAAGCCGAAACATCACATGTGACGAGCGTAGAGTCTAGAAGGCCAATTTGATAGTAACCGATCTATCTCCTTGATTTCAGTGACTGGACTTGGGAACGAATGAGAAACGTAATTTGGGAATCATGATCTACGTAACGTACGTTACATGAGAGTTACCATAATCACCTTTTTGTTCCGAATACAAATCTTTCAACTCCCATCCCTCGTCATAATTGCCGTTTTGTCTCATTCCCTAGATTCTACAGTCTAGTCCAAGTACATTTTCTTGTAGGAAGGAGATAACTTCGATTATTGCACCGTACCATAAAATAACAAGGCTAAATATTCACGTGCTTTACATAACTGTACTGTATTTCCTAATTCATTTAGCAGatataaaactgaaattaaTTAAGTTAGTATCGAGTTTATTGCCATCAATTATCCACCAATATATCCGGCTTATATTTCACAACATCATCATAATAGTGCATGCAGAATCTTTACTTCTAAAAGTGTATCATCATATCAATACACAAATAATTCGGTAAATCATGAAATTATGGAAATGATTACGCGCACTCATGCACAGATACACACACGTTAAAtgcaattaaaaaaatcaaaataattgagCAACTTTGaaataaagagagaagaaaaaggcAGTAAGAAAGTTGAAAAGAACACTTTTGATTGTTTTCACACTATCTTTCTCTTGCTTTCTTGCATCAAAGGCTATTCAACAGTGATCTCAActccctcttcttcctcttcaaatCTCAGACATGCTCCTTTCTCACTCCTCTCATTCTCTCTCCACCTCTCCTCATGGGATACCTCTCTTGCAACGGTGAATCCGCAGTTTCCATCTGCGATTCTCACAACTATAATCCTCGCCGTTCAAAGAAACGTCCTCCATCCACGCTCCGTGTTTTCAAATACGACGAACTCGCGGCCGCTACAAACGGCTTCTCCGCCGGTAACTTCCTCGGGAAAGGCAGCCACGGGAGAGTTTACAAGGCCGTTCTCGACGGCGGGAAGCTTCTAGCCGCCGTCAAACGAACCACGATCGCTAGCGTGAGCCAGGTGGACAATGAGATCGAGATTCTCTCGCGTGTGCGTCACCGTTACATGGTCAACTTAATCGGTTACTGCGTTGACCAACGGAGGAAGACGAAGCTGCTAGTCGTCGAGTACATGCCTAACGGCACGCTTCATGATCACTTGCACTCTCGTAGCTCGTTAGCTCCACCTCTTAGTTGGAACCGGAGAATCAAACACGCGCTTCAGATCGCGTCTGCAGTCCACGCTCTTCACTCCGCGGAGACTCCCGTTATCCACCGCGACATTAAATCGTCCAACATTCTGATCGACGGCGACGGAAACGCGAGGATAGCCGATTTCGGATTGGCGTTGATCGGAAACGTAAACGATGAGCGTCTGAAAGCCACGCCGCCGGCGGGAACGATGGGATATTTAGATCCGTCGTACTTGGCGCCGGCGGATCTAACGGCTAAGAGCGACGTGTTCAGCTTCGGGATACTGTTGTTTGAGATTGTTAGCGGTAGAGACGCCATTGATTTGAAATACAGTCCGCCGTGTATCGTCGACTGGGCGGTGCCTCTGGTTAAACGCGGCGAGTACGGAGCGATTTGCGATTTGAAAATGAGGAACCGTCCGAGTTCCGCCGTGATCAGGGGATTGGTTGTTATGGCGGCGAGGTGCGTGCGATCGACGGCGGAGAAACGGCCAGATATGTTAGAGGTTGTGGAGTGTTTGAAAACGGTGCGGAAGATGTCTCAGGAGTCTCCGGTTTGGAATCGGTTACGGCGGAGAAGTGAAGACAAATCGGAAAACGTTTTCGTTAGTGAAGAAAAGGAAGAGAACATCAATGTGAGGATAGTGAGAGGCGggagcaagaagaagatgagcaaGGTATCCAGCGTGATGACTGAGGACGATACAGTCCCGGAGAAGGCGGTTTCTCCGGCACAGTTTCGCCGTCGGAACCGTGTGCTGAGATCGAGATCAGTTGGTGCGATGGGTGGAGCGAGAGTTGGACCGGTTCCAATCGACGTCGTTGGGGATAATACGTTGGTTACAACGATCAGAGTTCTGGTGGAGCGGGAAAGAGCGGCGATGATGAAGCTGAGCAAGTCGAGGTCGGTGGGGATTGTACGTAGTCATAAAACGGTGTCGTTGAAGCTTTATTGATTGTTAACGAAAGTCAGCAATTTGCCAGGCAATCTGTTTGACTCTTGTCAGATTTGTTTTCCACATTTTTCCAGTTTTTATTGTATTtgattttcaataaaaataccAAGTGGTTGTTGCTTCGAATTTTCAAGAAATGACCGAACATAAAGTCAAAAAGGAGCATGGTATAGACTTGAACATTATAGTCGAACagaaaaataagttgaaatGTTTAATATTCACACTGGATATATTTCTTTTCCAATAAAACACAGTTACATTAGAAAAAAACTCTTGGTATCGTTGATGAAAGGTTATTATACTAGTTGGTATTATTAACTATATCATTTTTTTGAACCACTATTAACTTTACAATTTAACAAAGCAAAGTGAAAGAGTAGAAACTCATGGTGCATAGTTAGATCTACGCCAATGGGATGATATAATAGATGCCTTCAACCACTAGGAGGCTAGGCAATCCGGGTTTAGGAAGTATTTGTGTTTTGCTTTGTATGTCACGAgtattaattttttgatttgatttggttcggaaaaatacggatatccagaaaatcgaatatccagaaaataaatagagatttgtggatatttacgaatacttacgAATATCTCATTCGTTTTAATGAATACAAATAATCTTGAAAATTTGAACAAAATTGTttcataaaatgtttttttgcatgatatataaaataaaaattaaaagagatAGTGAAaccacatattttgtaaatttgaaacttagttaacaattataacaagataaaagttaataaaaaagttataattatcATAAGTTTTTCTTATGTAATACTTTAGTATAAGAAATAATGTGAATAGAAATtttcaaatcatatgttagaataataattatataaattatatattttttaagatatatatgtatttatatattgccGGATCAACGGATATTTGcttcccaaaattttaatatttgtgatttactttgattttaatagatattgatttttagtatttattttg
The sequence above is drawn from the Brassica napus cultivar Da-Ae chromosome A8, Da-Ae, whole genome shotgun sequence genome and encodes:
- the LOC106361687 gene encoding serine/threonine-protein kinase-like protein At1g28390, encoding MGYLSCNGESAVSICDSHNYNPRRSKKRPPSTLRVFKYDELAAATNGFSAGNFLGKGSHGRVYKAVLDGGKLLAAVKRTTIASVSQVDNEIEILSRVRHRYMVNLIGYCVDQRRKTKLLVVEYMPNGTLHDHLHSRSSLAPPLSWNRRIKHALQIASAVHALHSAETPVIHRDIKSSNILIDGDGNARIADFGLALIGNVNDERLKATPPAGTMGYLDPSYLAPADLTAKSDVFSFGILLFEIVSGRDAIDLKYSPPCIVDWAVPLVKRGEYGAICDLKMRNRPSSAVIRGLVVMAARCVRSTAEKRPDMLEVVECLKTVRKMSQESPVWNRLRRRSEDKSENVFVSEEKEENINVRIVRGGSKKKMSKVSSVMTEDDTVPEKAVSPAQFRRRNRVLRSRSVGAMGGARVGPVPIDVVGDNTLVTTIRVLVERERAAMMKLSKSRSVGIVRSHKTVSLKLY